In Porites lutea chromosome 7, jaPorLute2.1, whole genome shotgun sequence, a single window of DNA contains:
- the LOC140943857 gene encoding carbonic anhydrase 2-like: MFRGVILSTFMTFAIASEGVQWKYGETAFGPEDWNKVSQDCSKKAQSPINIATSAVVKNPLLNELSFTCDNKNGKVSGLLTNNGHAPTFTIDKDNGTALLTGGPLGDSVFKLEQLHFHFGCKNDQGSEHTVDGRAYSGELHLVTYNTKYTDFQTAVDKKDGLSVIGVFLEVNRSGRHKELKKLSRKMHQIRNADGTKKVKRLFLYELIPELSDLSKASFYSYKGSLTTPPCYQSVRWIVLKTPIAATKKDLKLMRRLLDHEEHSFCNNFRPTQPLNGRAVSET; this comes from the exons CTTTTGGTCCGGAAGACTGGAATAAGGTCTCTCAAGATTGCTCTAAGAAGGCCCAGTCTCCCATAAATATTGCGACAAGCGCAGTTGTGAAGAATCCACTTCTCAATGAGCTCAGCTTTACTTGCGACAACAAGAATGGAAAAGTAAGCGGATTACTGACCAATAATGGTCACGCCCCTACGTTTACTATCGACAAGGACAACGGCACGGCATTACTGACAGGGGGTCCCCTGGGCGATAGTGTGTTTAAGCTTGAGCAACTTCACTTTCACTTTGGCTGTAAAAACGACCAAGGATCTGAGCACACTGTGGATGGCCGGGCATATTCAGGAGAG CTCCACTTGGTGACATATAACACAAAATATACGGATTTCCAAACTGCCGTTGACAAGAAAGATGGATTATCTGTTATTGGTGTATTCCTGGAG GTTAATCGATCAGGTAGGCATAAGGAGTTGAAAAAGCTATCCAGAAAAATGCACCAGATACGAAACGCTG ATGGGACGAAAAAGGTGAAACGACTATTTCTTTACGAACTGATTCCCGAGTTGTCAGATTTATCGAAGGCATCTTTCTACTCCTACAAGGGATCTCTGACCACACCTCCCTGCTACCAGTCTGTGAGGTGGATCGTATTGAAAACCCCTATTGCCGCTACAAAAAAAGAC TTGAAATTAATGAGGCGTCTCCTTGATCACGAAGAACACTCATTTTGCAACAACTTTCGTCCCACCCAACCACTAAACGGTCGTGCTGTATCTGAAACCTGA